The Capsicum annuum cultivar UCD-10X-F1 chromosome 3, UCD10Xv1.1, whole genome shotgun sequence genomic sequence ATATTTAGTTCAAGGTCTAGCTTTTGGTCCTTTGGCCAATCCCATGTCTTCCTTTGTGTTTTCCTATTTAGGTAATACATTCTCCCTGACTGCAAGTTTGTtccaaaacaaacatcattaGTTAATACAAcccaaacaaaaaaagaagagcaaaagaagggtagcctggtgcactaaagctcccgctatgtgcagGGTGTAtatatcgtacgcagccttaccttgcatttctgccagaggctgtttccaaggtttgaacccgtgacctcctggtcacatgacagcaactttaccaattactcctAGTTCGAAACATATACTATACATGCTAATAGAAATATTGTCGGTGTGTATAACTTAAACCGGTTAATAGAAAGCGATTTAAACTCGGAGAAAGAAAGAATATGTATACTTCAAGATCAAGACATTGTTCCCAATCCAGAGGAAGAGGATCTTTAAGTTGAAGATCAACACTTGGTTGAATCATTTCTTGTTTTCTCTTCATTGGAAGGTTGATTTCATGATGAGATTCATAATTGGAAAGATGTGAAGGAGCTAAAGAAAGTTCAGGGAATTCCATTATATTGAATAATCACAAATGTTTCATCAACTTGTGATCACAAGTagacttgttgttgttgttgtgttagTGTTGTTATGAAGGCAAATTTACTTATAGgaggaaatagaaaaaagaaaggacAAGGAATATTAAAAGCACATATATGATGAGGAACATAAATTGTTTTAGTTATagttgaaatataatttttgttggcAGAGAGGGTCATGCAAGATGGTGAGTCTACTTAAAAGAGATCATAAATTTGGTTTCATCAAACAACATTTAAAGGAGAGAGGGGGGCAGGCATTTAATGAAACAAGTAGATATATCtctttaatacccaaaaatcctACTATCATATTGGCATTTATAATCCCCCCTACTACAGATGAAACATTAAACACCTCAATTTATTGTGCTGTTTCCATTTCAACAAAATTTTCCCTTTAAAAATAAAGCTTATAATAAGCTCCTTCACTCACCTACAAAATTAATCTCTCTccgttcgcttttacttgtcacatcTTGACATAGAAAGTTgtagaggacgtgaattagggTAGAGAGTTAGCAGGTAGGAGTGCATCCGTAGTATAAGGAGGAGTGCGTTGTTTGTATTTGTTCCTGTAAGTTTCATGTGCGTAGTATTCTGAGGATGTTTGTGAtctcgaatagatagtttatagtattactctgTCGATgtcatatttcttttattatctagcagcgtgttatttcattttgttgtttatttttatattttttgtggttatattgttatctgtcctgacccgggggtctatcggaaacaacgtCTCAACTTTATTTGAGTTAGTGGTATAtatagactgcgtacactttatcctccccagaccccactttgtgggaatacactgggtatgttgttgttgttgttgtactacaCCCAATCAGCCATTGACAGTATAACTattaacatgactattttattaCTATAATATTCTTATCAATTGATGTTTATTGTTGTGTCTTGAAATTAGTTTGGAGAATAAACAATCAATGTCGAGGGTAAAAATAAAGGattgtcttttcttgatatatcaaaaatgacaagtaaaataaaaatctaattagaAAATAAGTGACAAGCAAAAACTAACCGAGGAGTAATGAATTTTCCAAGCCCTTAGCAAACTAGTTGTAGTACTCTACCACCTTCATCTAACATATACTGTTATTCATTCATTAAACATTACAATTAATGTCTTCAATTATTAAAGGGAAATTAACTGTATCCCAAACTCATTCATATATTCATGAGATTAAAATAACAGAAAATCAAAAGATAACTTGAATGAAAAAAGTTAGTTTTATGCAATAGTGCTGAACATAAATGGAGCTTGGTTAATTGAAGGCCTCCACTAGAAAATATATGGATTCATCACCTTCTTTTAGGCATTAAATTGGAGAAAGCCATACTAAACccgtaaaaaaatatataacaataacATATCCAATACATTCCATCTAGTGGGGTTTGGGGGGGTGAGTATACGCAGTCGatatcactacctcagatgtgagaTAGAAAGGCCGTTTCCGatacacccccaacttaaataaAGCAATCTAGACAAAGAATAGTAACAGAAcaagatataatagaaattgacatatccaataataccataaataagATACACCAAGTAATACAGCAAAAGATACAATATCCTTGactcatactaaccttctaccctaatccgcctcCTTCACAATTATAttctatgtcatgtctaatcacctccctctaatatttcttcgatctacttctacctcgcttgaaaccatccctagccaacttctcacacctccacactggGCATCTatgctcctcctcatcacatgactgaaccatctcaacctcgcttccctcatcttggcttccactgaagccactcccaccttaaaattaaatatttgtttgaaatacaaaataatgtGACTACGGGAGAAGTTCGAGGAGAGAAAAATTAATGATTCATATAAATCACCTAGTATGAATTTCCTAAAGAAATCCAATGACTAACTAAAGCATTTTGGCAACATGGCCGAGTGTTAAGGCAGAGCACTGCAAATCCTTTATTCCCCAGTTCAAATTCGGGAGTCGCCTGATCAACAAAAAACTAGAAATCTCTTCTTTTCTTCTGTTGATATAATCCGCCGAATGATTCCCCAGCAGGAGCAGAGAAGGCAGACTGTTGATACTTGTACAAACGGACCACATTAGGATACTCTCCAGCCTTCCTGagatgcctcaatcaatttttgaccacaATACATCCGAACttcgagcccaccccaaaaccgtgggctgtagcaaTTATATATTACATTTCCTTTAATCTGTGAAGGGGGTGTATTAATTTCATTTCTGTGAAATGCGCATTTGCAATTAATGAGAAGTTGGGAGAGTAGTGCAATATGAATTAAATTCATTAAAGAGTGGGAGTGAGTATATAAAGTATATTATATCTACTATAATATACACACCTCATTTATTGGTATGTGAACAAGTACTTGCATGCAGTTATAGCCTGCAAACCTAGTTGGATACTcttcaatttgaaaaaaattcacTTCTACCTCCAACAACAGTAAAAGCTTTGTATTTAATTTCAAcaagtactactactactaattagTTACCCCTTTCTTGGGATAAATATAATTCTACAATCCCAAGATAACTCATCATAACTGGTCCCAAAATAAGTTATTCCATGTAtttcctccgtctcattttatccgttctaaattttttaatccgatgtctcattttacttgttcttttttatttatcaagacaagacaatttttttcttcatattttaccctttgcattaattactttttttaaaattaaaatgtaaacatcatttaataggggtactgtGGTAAACTAGTcaagttatttattatttttttctaatagctgtgtcatcccaatttaagacgagtaaaatgggacggagaaGTATTTaaaccaaccaaacatgaaaatTGGAATAAGCTCATCTTTAAATTAATTATCCATTATCTCTCTTACCAATAAACGATCTTTAAGTGCTTCAAAAGGTAGTATTTGATCACATACATTTTTTTTTAGATGGAATTAAAACTTCACTTGCATTAGACATTTGCCTtaaaacaatacaaatatataattagtACTCTCTCtattcaatttatatgacataatTTCTCAACTATCAGTTACGCGAGTTTCCTAATTGAAACTCACATCAACTATTAATTGTTCCATTTTTCTACCTGAATAGGAAAATAAAACAATGGATAATTGAGATATGTTTTGATAAAGAATTGGTGATATTTCAGGTAGCTAAAAACCTCACACACCTCTGATAGTTCGAATATAAAACTCGAAAAAATCGAAATACGAATATTTTTTGACCCTTAACTCTTTCTGAAATTCTATAGATTGCGTCCTATTTCATGTTTATACGTCTTTTTTCTGTTAAACTATCACtaacattaaaatatattgaCACAGTCCTCTATAGCCTTTGTACTAGCTAGTGAAATTCAAGCTTCTAATTAGTAAATGATAAATCTACATgcaattaaatatatatacagtACATCTGTAATTAGTTTGTCGTTCTTATCTCTTATATATCGAGCCGGGTCTATCGGAGACAGCCTCTTTACTTCATTTTGCGGCAATAGTATGAACTGCGTATACTTATcgctccccagaccccactttaaTTTATGAGAATATACTAGGTATATTGTAAAGATTAATCATAATTATGTATAGTGCTGCAAAGTACTcaaacaataatatttttttaatagaaaacaAGATAGTGTCCCATATTGCACcaaattcaaaatattacaatAGAATATATATTGAAGTAATCAATTATTAGAGCTCACCAGGTCCACCATAAAGGATGGTATGATTATAATCAGAACCCAATCCATAATTTGGGTAATCTGCCACACTATACAACAAAgaatttgttgaagttgttggcAAATTAGAATTAGATATATCAATGTATTGACCCTTATCATCTAATAGGGCAATATTTCTGCAATATGCAATACTTAGTGCACTTTTTATAATAGGGTAATTCCCTGTACCCATTGGTGGTAAAAGTACCCCAGCTGGACTATACACAACACCACCCCATTCAACTCTTGTTGCATAATTTCCAAAATCATCAAACACCTCTTTTGGCCAAAAACCAACTGGTATATATTGGTCAGtcatatgttgaagaaatagcCACCAATTCCCTTTCTGTTGGTCctgtatatatagagagaaatatatatatatatatatatatagaaggtTCATGTATATATATGACTATATGTAGAGCTATTTCTACCGTCGCAAGGTAGGAGACTGTTCTTGATCGATAGACTATCGGTTTGagtaaaacataacataaattatatataaagtaAATACGAATGGGTAAGTAACAAATTCAGTGTAATTCTACAAGTAAATATGTAGAGTTATTTCTACCATCACAAGGTAGGGGACTGTTCTTGATCAATAGACCATCGGTTTGagtaaaacataacataaatTATATAAAGTAAATACAGTCATGAAGAAGTCATATCGAAATTTGGAAACAACGAAGAAGAAAATAGCAGAATGAGTACATAACAAATTCAGTGTAATTCTACAAGTAAAGTCGTGAGGTCTAGAAggatgatgtgtatatatatgagtaTATGTAGAGTTATTTCTACCGTCACAAGGTAGGAGACTGTTCTTGATCAATAGACCATTGGTTCGagtaaaacataacataaatTATATAAAGTAAATACAGTCATGAAGAATTAAATTATATCGAAATTtagaaacaatgaaaaaaatagcGCAAttgatatataataaatttagtgCAATTCCACAAGTAAAGTTGTGAGGCCTAGGAGGGTAATGTGTATATATCGGATCCTTCACAAGTGTCGACAGATATGTATCAGATCCTTCAACAGTTGTTAGaacttataaataattaaaaaaaacaaagttGTATAATATAGGGAGAAAAATTACCCATTTAATCTGAAATGCCCAGTCAAAATGTTCTCCATGAATATCAGAAATGTGACGAAATGGTTGACCAAAAGGTGATAATTCACTTACAACTACAAAGCTAGGGCATAACAAATCGAAACAAGAATTTGTACCATcctgaaaatatataatttttgaaaaaaaaaattatgtataatttgAGGGATGAATTTTAACAACATATAATTAAGaagctaacaaaaaaaaaattactaattgGAGACTTACATTGAAATGTATGAATAATCTAGTCCTATTATCGCCATATAGAGTAGGGTCAACCTAAAAaagcaaaatgaaaaataatgatatataGACACCTtggtaaaatattttatttcacaaaaaatatataataataataataataataataataataattgatttgACTTACTCTCCAACCCACTTGgataatattttttccttttataagcTTCAAACGACAGGCACTATGTTGTTGACCTGTGCTACGAGGATTATATATAGCAGCTATCATCGAAGCTCCACCAAACTTGTTATTTGGATTGTCTACTGTTGAAACAATAGCCGTCTGAAGATAataaatgatattgtaaattaGAAAATTATTCGTAACatccatatatatacacataatattTTACCCACATTGTAACCTTTCAAAGGTTTTTTCCTTCTAGCTTTGGAATCATTGAAGTTATTTCCCTGTGCAAaagatatgttatatataatcataattatGGTATATCAcatcttcactattttttttttgttagttggaaaaaataactatcaatgaaaaaaaattaaatcttacaTTAGCAACAAAGTTATCTTCTGGTTCTGGCAAAAGCTTATGTCTTGTTAAATCTTTTTTAGTGAATCTTCTGACAGGAACTGTTCCAACAGGACAACCTCCATCGGGTAATTTCATTGACTCCAACGTATCGGTTATCGATTTCGATGGATCAACCACTTTCATCATAAACAAAGAGGGTTTCATCTGTTCATCATACGAATTTTTTCAATGATCattgatttttgttattgttagAATTAATTATAAAGTTGATTGTAAGAGAATATAACGGAGACATATATATACCTGAGGATGGTAATTGTGACTCTTCAATTTAGGATGGTGAAATGCTGGTTGATCATAAAAGTCCACACAATcaaatatatcaccatattccgTCTATAAAAATTTCGACAAAATATTTATTGTTActttatatacataaaattaaaattattttactatacATCTAAGCCATATATATACCTTAATCGTTTTAATTGGAGGCTTGCCTCGAACCCCATCATAATTCATCAAACATAGAAATAGCACAATCAAAAAATGTTCTATAATCCTTCGATTCATCACCATTTTCTAcctattataaaaaataaaaaataaaaaaaaacactatATAAATTAATATACAAAACACAATTATATTAATAGAATGACATGCTTGATGCATATATatgttgattaaaaataaatagaaaaaattataaaaataaataaattatatacaaaCCACTACTTGGTTCACCAAGGATCTTGAAATTGAATTTTGCTAACAATTCTTGCCTATGCTACTATATATCATGAACGTTTTATACTATATATCTGATTGTAATTATCCACATAATtgtatgtttttatattttttccttttgtggAGGGAGAATGTTTGAACAAATTAAATGTACTTGACATACTCTTAATTACCTTAAGGAATTTATGTTTGACCATAGTGGGAAAATATGtttaatttttgaagattttatttttttcatttaatggaTATGATGGCCTTTAAGAAAGGAATTAAAGTTCAAAAATTCAAACTGACTAAAAATTCATTGAtggatatttataattttatattcaaTATTAATCTTAAATGGTTTTCTTAATTAGTCTTTTTAAGAGTCAAAATGAATAGTTTCAATATACCACTTTTGTTGAATTGTGGAGAGATTTAATATATAAGTTTTGATAACGTACGTTTTTGTGAATTAATTAAgaagaataaagagaaataaCAAAATCAAACCATCTTTTGAAAGTATAAAATTAGTCAAATATTGAAACTTTATGAAATAATTGGACTTAAAGGATAGTCctttttgacatttaaaaagaGGTATTGTTTCCCAATTCCAATCCaaaatattaagagaataattgggctttacaaataaaattataatataatgaaTTATCCAAATAATTGTTGTCAAAAAGATATACGTAGCGTATAAACAATCGTGCTTCTCAAGTATTATACATATCTAGGATCACTTGAGTTTCGTAAGTATTATAAGATGCAtgtttgatcaatattttaaaaaatatataaatatatatatttcggTTATTGTAGAGAGTTGAAGTGTTTCGTCAACTTTTCACAAGttgaaaaaagttaattttttttgtcataaGCTCTTTTGAAATTGTAACCAAAcgtaaattattattattctaattataattTTGTGAAATAACTGAGTTTGACAAAATTTGGATTAATCATTGGCCAGCAAAAAAGTACTCTTATGAACATAAAAGTCCTTCAAATTGTACATAGAAGTCCTCATATGTATATagttatattataataataagatTGTACAACAAatcaaatgaaaataatgaaatttgagtattgaaataaTCTTTATGAAAATGTATACATTTGAACAAAAGCTACCAAGTTTTACTGCCAACATAAATGAGTATTGGAGTAATTAAGCAAATCAGATAGATTATATTAATCCATATAAATGTAGGAATATTAAAAGATTGCAGAATGCTtgtatgtttttgaatttttgaagattatgttttcatttaatgGATATTGATGACCTTTATGAAAGGAATTTGACTAATATAACTAGAGGTGGGCATGATATGATATATATCGAATTATCATATCAAATCGAAAATTTTAATACCGTGGTTTTGATATTATGGTATTTGATATGGTATatgatatacattttaaatttttttggtatatggtatggtatttggtattaAAAAAATGACATACCGAAgaatatatatagttacataagtaacttttatatatatagatatatacacaCAGAGAGAGACACACAAATATaatacttagtattagtataaaaatatttagacattGAAACTTTCGCTACTCTATTTTGATTAAAATGTCTTTTTGGTGTAATTGACTAATAAAAGGAATcgtttgtacttctttttcaatatttctacatcaTTAATGTGTACTATTATGATACAATGAAGACATGCTTTAGAAAAGccgaagtaataatactctaaTATACAAGTATATATTGTCGAAGTTAAACAAGCTATGGTTACCGATTACCATACCGCAAAATACCGAAACGAAACGTCAAAATACCGAACCATATCaaattaatatggtatggtaatgatataatgtttttaaaaatcaaataccgAAATTACCATACCAAAATTTTAAATACCGTACTATACCATACCATGTCCATCCCTAAATATAACTCATTGATAAGTATATATACCATGTTCGATCCATTAATTaaacttaatgattttcttattcttttcaaaagtaaaaataatccTAGTGTTTTCGCTACACTTGTAGCACGTTGTGTCTGAAaatgaatataaagtaaaaattaTGTGGATGAAAATTTGAAAGTTTCTAAAACTTACTTTTCGCTTCAAATTAATCATATATGTCaaatttgaagttgaaattaTAGCTGCtaagattatatatatgtatgtctaAATGAATAATTACTAGAAAATAGGAGATTAATCTTTATATCAAGTTGTTGTGATTGATTGGATAGCTACTAAAATAGGGGACTAATTAATCTTTAATTTGCTGGCACCTCTTTCAATTTGTACCTAAAAGTCCTCATATAGTACTACTAGATCGTACGTTGTaggaaacaacaaaataataataataataatgctgATTATTGAAAAATCTTTAGAAGAATTAAAAGGTGTATATATGTAgtatacttcttcttttttttttgtagatatgtagtatactagttcaacaatttGAC encodes the following:
- the LOC107866539 gene encoding uncharacterized protein LOC107866539; protein product: MEFPELSLAPSHLSNYESHHEINLPMKRKQEMIQPSVDLQLKDPLPLDWEQCLDLESGRMYYLNRKTQRKTWDWPKDQKLDLELNMSSSFNQHQETMDGHAQYYSKKVNKSNNSSSSSSMIALPCSNCHLLVIVSQSSPCCPNCKYVHSLKDNATTSTSKCYDTLSLLN
- the LOC107866540 gene encoding uncharacterized protein LOC107866540 isoform X2, which translates into the protein MVMNRRIIEHFLIVLFLCLMNYDGVRGKPPIKTIKTEYGDIFDCVDFYDQPAFHHPKLKSHNYHPQMKPSLFMMKVVDPSKSITDTLESMKLPDGGCPVGTVPVRRFTKKDLTRHKLLPEPEDNFVANTAIVSTVDNPNNKFGGASMIAAIYNPRSTGQQHSACRLKLIKGKNIIQVGWRVDPTLYGDNRTRLFIHFNDGTNSCFDLLCPSFVVVSELSPFGQPFRHISDIHGEHFDWAFQIKWDQQKGNWWLFLQHMTDQYIPVGFWPKEVFDDFGNYATRVEWGGVVYSPAGVLLPPMGTGNYPIIKSALSIAYCRNIALLDDKGQYIDISNSNLPTTSTNSLLYSVADYPNYGLGSDYNHTILYGGPGEL
- the LOC107866540 gene encoding uncharacterized protein LOC107866540 isoform X1, which encodes MVMNRRIIEHFLIVLFLCLMNYDGVRGKPPIKTIKTEYGDIFDCVDFYDQPAFHHPKLKSHNYHPQMKPSLFMMKVVDPSKSITDTLESMKLPDGGCPVGTVPVRRFTKKDLTRHKLLPEPEDNFVANGNNFNDSKARRKKPLKGYNTAIVSTVDNPNNKFGGASMIAAIYNPRSTGQQHSACRLKLIKGKNIIQVGWRVDPTLYGDNRTRLFIHFNDGTNSCFDLLCPSFVVVSELSPFGQPFRHISDIHGEHFDWAFQIKWDQQKGNWWLFLQHMTDQYIPVGFWPKEVFDDFGNYATRVEWGGVVYSPAGVLLPPMGTGNYPIIKSALSIAYCRNIALLDDKGQYIDISNSNLPTTSTNSLLYSVADYPNYGLGSDYNHTILYGGPGEL